The Aeromicrobium yanjiei genome includes a region encoding these proteins:
- a CDS encoding MMPL family transporter → MNRSIAGWVTHRWAKWVVMALGLLTIFVLASLGAKLTSVQDNDAASWLPGDAESTKVIERSKAFSDPNDIPGVVLYVRDSGITPADVAKAKADAAQIKGVDSVTEVTGPIPADDGKALQVLATVRMSSDGWEDLPDRVDDIRAIADRDAGGLDVRIAGPAALGADQAESFAGIDGILLLAAVAIVFIILLVTYRSLQLAILFLLCGVGAVFSAQGLVYLLAKHADLTVNAQSAGILSVLVLGAGVDYALLLVARYREELHHYEDRHEAMAHALHRAAPAILASGATVIIGLLCLLFAQMNSTSSLGPVGAVGIACALLVMMLLLPALLVILGRWIFWPFVPRFGDPVKSETGIWARVGRQIAKAPRAVWVTTTLILVALSFGVVQLDANGLTNEQQFTKEQPSVLAERELAKHFPGGAGSPVAVIAEGSSADAVKDALSGVEGIDASSVQVKSPAGSPVAYLEGTLTSAPDSADAFATVDRARDAVHDVAGADALVGGNTAVNKDIQAASSADNRLIIPIVLVVVLLILAALLRSIAAPLILLVTVVVSFAAAMGISALTFRHVFGFEGTDSSFPLFAFVFLVALGIDYNIFLMTRVREEALKHGTRRGALIGLAATGGVITSAGFVLAGTFTALATLPVVFLAELGFAVAVGVLLDTIIVRSVLVTALNLDFGRHIWWPSALGRTDGQAHEEVDRTSTPREAART, encoded by the coding sequence ATGAACCGGAGCATCGCGGGATGGGTGACGCATCGTTGGGCCAAGTGGGTGGTGATGGCGCTCGGCCTGCTGACGATCTTCGTCCTGGCCTCCCTCGGCGCCAAGCTCACGAGCGTCCAGGACAACGACGCGGCGTCCTGGCTGCCCGGCGACGCCGAGTCCACCAAGGTGATCGAGAGGTCGAAGGCCTTCTCCGACCCCAACGACATCCCGGGCGTCGTGCTCTACGTGCGCGACTCCGGCATCACCCCGGCCGACGTGGCCAAGGCGAAGGCCGACGCGGCCCAGATCAAGGGGGTCGACTCGGTCACCGAGGTGACCGGTCCGATCCCGGCCGACGACGGCAAGGCCCTGCAGGTCCTCGCGACGGTCCGCATGAGCAGCGACGGGTGGGAGGACCTGCCCGACCGGGTCGACGACATCAGGGCGATCGCCGACCGGGATGCCGGCGGCCTCGACGTACGCATCGCCGGTCCCGCGGCGCTCGGCGCGGACCAGGCCGAGTCCTTCGCCGGCATCGACGGCATCCTGCTGCTCGCCGCCGTTGCCATCGTGTTCATCATCCTGCTCGTCACGTATCGCAGCCTGCAGCTGGCGATCCTGTTCCTGCTGTGTGGCGTGGGCGCGGTCTTCAGCGCGCAGGGCCTGGTCTACCTGCTGGCCAAGCACGCCGACCTCACAGTCAATGCGCAGAGTGCGGGCATCCTCAGCGTGCTGGTGCTCGGTGCGGGGGTCGACTACGCGTTGCTGCTCGTGGCCCGGTATCGCGAGGAGCTGCACCACTACGAGGACCGGCACGAGGCGATGGCGCACGCCCTGCACCGCGCGGCCCCGGCGATCCTGGCCAGCGGTGCCACGGTCATCATCGGCCTGCTGTGCCTGCTGTTCGCCCAGATGAACTCGACCAGCAGCCTCGGCCCGGTCGGCGCCGTCGGCATCGCGTGCGCCCTGCTGGTCATGATGCTCCTGCTGCCGGCGCTGCTGGTCATCCTCGGGCGGTGGATCTTCTGGCCGTTCGTGCCCCGCTTCGGCGACCCGGTCAAGAGCGAGACCGGCATCTGGGCGCGGGTCGGCCGACAGATCGCCAAGGCGCCCCGCGCCGTCTGGGTCACCACGACCCTGATCCTGGTCGCCCTGTCGTTCGGCGTCGTCCAGCTCGACGCCAACGGGCTCACCAACGAGCAGCAGTTCACCAAGGAGCAGCCTTCGGTGCTGGCGGAGAGGGAGCTCGCGAAGCACTTCCCGGGCGGCGCCGGCTCCCCCGTCGCCGTCATCGCCGAAGGCTCGAGCGCTGACGCGGTCAAGGACGCACTCTCCGGGGTCGAGGGCATCGACGCGAGCTCGGTCCAGGTCAAGAGCCCGGCCGGCAGCCCCGTCGCCTATCTCGAAGGCACACTGACCTCGGCACCCGACTCCGCCGACGCCTTCGCCACGGTCGATCGGGCGCGGGATGCGGTGCACGACGTCGCGGGCGCCGACGCGCTGGTGGGAGGCAACACCGCGGTGAACAAGGACATCCAGGCCGCCTCCAGCGCCGACAACCGGCTGATCATCCCCATCGTCCTGGTCGTGGTCCTGCTGATCCTGGCCGCGCTGCTGCGCTCGATCGCGGCACCGCTGATCCTGCTCGTGACGGTCGTGGTGTCCTTCGCGGCCGCAATGGGCATCAGCGCCCTGACGTTCCGGCACGTGTTCGGGTTCGAGGGGACCGACTCGTCCTTCCCGCTGTTCGCCTTCGTGTTCCTCGTGGCGCTCGGCATCGACTACAACATCTTCTTGATGACCCGGGTGCGCGAGGAGGCCCTCAAGCACGGCACCCGCAGGGGGGCCCTCATCGGGCTCGCGGCGACAGGCGGGGTGATCACCTCCGCCGGCTTCGTCCTGGCCGGCACGTTCACCGCCCTGGCCACCCTGCCGGTCGTGTTCCTGGCCGAGCTCGGCTTCGCGGTGGCGGTCGGGGTGCTGCTCGACACCATCATCGTCCGGTCGGTGCTGGTCACTGCGCTCAACCTCGACTTCGGGCGGCACATCTGGTGGCCGAGCGCGCTGGGCCGCACCGACGGTCAGGCCCACGAGGAGGTGGACAGGACCAGCACGCCGCGTGAAGCTGCTCGCACCTAG
- a CDS encoding bifunctional folylpolyglutamate synthase/dihydrofolate synthase codes for MTPTYAEVERALLGRWPETRLEPSLDRIAALCRLLGDPQAAYPVVHLTGTNGKTSTSRMIDTLLRALDLRTGRFTSPHLQSMTERISLDGAPLSEALFVEAFADVAAYAQIVDDSSAHPLSYFEMMVAMAFAAFADAPVDVAVVEVGMGGSWDATNVADGQVAVITPIGVDHAAYLGDRPEIIAVEKAGIIKPGSHTILAEQAPEVMDVLMRRVLDVGSVALHEGTDFGVGSRVTAIGGQQIDLQGLSGTYDGIFLPLHGAHQAHNAAYALAAVEAFTGSKQLDADLVRDAFRQVTSPGRLEVVRRSPTVLLDAAHNPHGARATIEAVQEAFSFSPLIGVVGVMADKDVEEMLRVFEPVMAEIVCTQNSTPRAMPAVELAELAADIFGEERVTLVSRLDDALERAIQKADAAEGYDDAIGSGGVLVTGSVVTVGEARVLLGGGVA; via the coding sequence ATGACACCTACGTACGCGGAGGTCGAGCGCGCGCTCCTCGGCCGTTGGCCCGAGACCCGCCTCGAGCCCTCCCTCGATCGCATCGCCGCCCTGTGCCGCCTCCTGGGGGACCCGCAGGCGGCCTATCCCGTGGTCCACCTCACCGGGACGAACGGCAAGACGTCGACGAGCCGCATGATCGACACCCTGCTGCGCGCGCTGGACCTGCGCACCGGACGCTTCACCAGCCCGCACCTGCAGTCGATGACTGAGCGCATCAGCCTCGACGGGGCGCCCCTGTCCGAGGCCCTGTTCGTCGAGGCGTTCGCGGACGTCGCGGCGTACGCGCAGATCGTCGACGACTCGTCGGCGCACCCCCTGTCGTACTTCGAGATGATGGTCGCGATGGCGTTCGCGGCCTTTGCCGACGCTCCCGTCGACGTCGCCGTGGTCGAGGTCGGCATGGGTGGCTCGTGGGACGCGACCAACGTCGCTGACGGTCAGGTCGCGGTCATCACCCCGATCGGCGTGGACCACGCGGCCTATCTCGGTGACCGCCCCGAGATCATCGCGGTCGAGAAGGCCGGCATCATCAAGCCCGGCTCGCACACGATCCTCGCCGAGCAGGCACCCGAGGTCATGGACGTCCTGATGCGACGGGTGCTGGACGTCGGCTCGGTCGCGCTGCACGAGGGCACCGACTTCGGCGTCGGCTCACGTGTCACCGCGATCGGTGGGCAGCAGATCGACCTGCAGGGCCTGTCGGGCACGTACGACGGCATCTTCCTGCCGCTGCACGGCGCCCACCAGGCGCACAACGCGGCGTACGCCCTCGCGGCCGTCGAGGCCTTCACGGGCAGCAAGCAGCTCGACGCCGATCTCGTCCGCGACGCGTTCAGGCAGGTCACCTCGCCGGGGCGCCTCGAGGTCGTGCGGCGTAGCCCCACGGTGCTGCTCGACGCGGCGCACAACCCCCACGGCGCCCGCGCGACGATCGAGGCCGTCCAGGAGGCGTTCTCGTTCAGCCCGCTCATCGGGGTCGTGGGCGTCATGGCCGACAAGGACGTCGAGGAGATGCTCCGCGTCTTCGAGCCGGTCATGGCCGAGATCGTGTGCACGCAGAACAGCACCCCGCGGGCGATGCCGGCGGTCGAGCTGGCCGAGCTCGCGGCCGACATCTTCGGCGAGGAGCGGGTGACCCTGGTCTCCCGGCTCGACGACGCACTCGAGCGGGCGATCCAGAAGGCGGACGCCGCCGAGGGCTACGACGACGCGATCGGCAGCGGTGGCGTGCTCGTGACAGGCTCGGTCGTCACGGTCGGCGAGGCGCGCGTCCTGCTCGGAGGGGGTGTCGCGTGA
- a CDS encoding DUF4233 domain-containing protein has product MCAAMLTLEAIILGLSVPVMISVEDVDTTWALVVGIGLAVLCLLVAGSLRRPQAYLVGHAIQVGAIAMGFLVPIMFFVGLMFAALWFGAFFLGRRIEADKARWAQEAARED; this is encoded by the coding sequence ATGTGCGCGGCGATGCTGACGCTCGAGGCGATCATCCTCGGGCTCAGCGTGCCGGTGATGATCTCGGTCGAGGACGTCGACACGACGTGGGCGCTCGTCGTCGGGATCGGGCTGGCTGTCCTGTGCCTCCTGGTGGCCGGCTCGCTGCGCCGGCCTCAGGCGTACCTGGTCGGTCACGCGATCCAGGTCGGCGCGATCGCGATGGGCTTCCTCGTGCCGATCATGTTCTTCGTCGGGCTGATGTTCGCTGCCCTGTGGTTCGGCGCGTTCTTCCTCGGACGCCGCATCGAGGCCGACAAGGCGCGATGGGCGCAGGAGGCAGCGCGGGAGGACTAA
- a CDS encoding metallophosphoesterase family protein translates to MVRVLAVADEEVLGVRSRLRDLDVDLVIGAGDLQWDYLVSIRSALDVPGVFVPGNHDPRTGPGHTGPAGFVNADGRVVEVGGLRIAGLGGCVRYNAGPHQYTQKEYDARAKQLLRSARRAGPVDVLLTHAPPLGLGDEPDPSHLGISALHGVLAELEPTWHLHGHVHPFGMLKADRSVGRTTVRNVIPWDVLEIEPRSVVPVSTRSRRSA, encoded by the coding sequence ATGGTGCGGGTGCTGGCAGTGGCCGACGAGGAGGTCCTCGGGGTCCGTTCTCGTCTGCGAGACCTCGACGTCGACCTGGTGATCGGCGCCGGCGACCTGCAGTGGGACTACCTCGTGTCGATCCGGTCCGCGCTGGACGTGCCCGGTGTCTTCGTGCCCGGCAACCACGACCCCCGGACGGGCCCCGGCCACACCGGACCGGCGGGATTCGTCAACGCCGACGGCCGGGTCGTCGAGGTCGGCGGCCTGCGCATCGCGGGCCTCGGGGGCTGTGTCCGCTACAACGCCGGCCCCCACCAGTACACCCAGAAGGAGTACGACGCGCGAGCCAAGCAGCTGCTCCGCAGCGCCCGTCGCGCGGGCCCGGTCGACGTCCTGCTGACCCATGCGCCGCCGCTGGGACTGGGCGACGAGCCCGATCCCAGCCATCTCGGCATCTCTGCTCTCCACGGCGTCCTCGCCGAGCTCGAGCCCACGTGGCACCTGCACGGCCACGTCCACCCGTTCGGGATGCTCAAGGCCGATCGGTCGGTCGGTCGGACGACGGTCCGCAACGTGATCCCCTGGGACGTCCTCGAGATCGAGCCCCGCTCGGTCGTGCCGGTCTCGACCCGGTCGCGCCGGAGCGCCTGA
- a CDS encoding ParB N-terminal domain-containing protein, producing the protein MVSSSGSPRVDAESDFMRARRHQVLSALAARLRNDTEDTVQSMSFDEVVDALGRRSEHYVGHKVIPLDAIVGSVDKARDFDRRFRPTSTVNRQRWERLARASRTGEVIPPIDVYQIGEYYFVRDGHHRVSVARSLGVELIEARVTAIETFLSPVGIDARASLELKFWRRLMLQRVPFTGEARASVAVDRPSDYGRIAEAVEAWATRTMHAEHAYMDPETMAARWYAEEFQPVVQMIEEAGVRGDDERPAEAYLRVAEERYRLIREHEWNAEVIKAVAGKGRKKR; encoded by the coding sequence ATGGTCAGCAGCTCGGGGTCCCCGCGGGTCGACGCCGAGAGCGACTTCATGCGGGCCCGTCGCCACCAGGTGCTGTCGGCCCTGGCGGCGCGGCTGCGCAACGACACCGAGGACACCGTGCAGTCGATGTCGTTCGACGAGGTCGTGGACGCCCTCGGCCGTCGGTCCGAGCACTACGTGGGGCACAAGGTCATCCCGCTCGACGCGATCGTGGGATCTGTCGACAAGGCACGCGACTTCGATCGCCGATTCCGTCCGACCTCGACGGTCAACCGTCAGCGCTGGGAACGGCTGGCGCGGGCCAGCCGGACGGGGGAGGTGATCCCGCCGATCGACGTCTACCAGATCGGCGAGTACTACTTCGTCCGCGACGGACACCATCGCGTCTCGGTGGCGCGCAGCCTCGGCGTCGAGCTGATCGAGGCCCGGGTGACCGCGATCGAGACGTTCCTGTCGCCCGTGGGCATCGACGCCCGCGCGAGCCTGGAGCTCAAGTTCTGGCGACGGCTGATGCTCCAGCGGGTCCCGTTCACGGGCGAGGCGCGCGCGTCGGTCGCGGTCGACCGGCCCTCGGACTACGGCCGCATCGCCGAGGCCGTCGAGGCCTGGGCGACGCGCACGATGCATGCCGAGCACGCGTACATGGATCCCGAGACGATGGCCGCCCGCTGGTACGCCGAGGAGTTCCAGCCCGTCGTGCAGATGATCGAGGAGGCTGGCGTGCGCGGCGACGACGAGCGGCCCGCAGAGGCGTACCTGCGCGTCGCCGAGGAGCGCTACCGCCTCATCCGCGAGCACGAGTGGAACGCCGAGGTCATCAAGGCCGTCGCCGGCAAGGGCCGCAAGAAGCGCTGA
- a CDS encoding ABC transporter ATP-binding protein, producing the protein MAAIEMKHIVKKYGDGFPAVNDVSIDVADGEFMILVGPSGCGKSTLLRMIVGLEDITSGDMIIGGERVNDLAPRDRNLSMVFQNYALYPHLTVYENIAFPLRLAKMKDSEVDEKVRAASKTLDLDEHLQRKPANLSGGQRQRVAMGRAIVRDARAFLFDEPLSNLDAKLRGQMRTEIARLQKQLGITTVYVTHDQTEAMTLGDRVAVMKRGILQQLATPRELYEQPVNLFVAGFIGSPPMNFLPATVEGNEITLPFGTFPLPPAKAERTAGKGLLMAGIRPEHFEDVSVLHSDEVDTARTFKAHIDVREWLGDQQYAYVPYEAEAKVQDQLRELARESDSDSLRTQLVVSLDAASTVQEDSDTTLFIDTDKMHLFDPSSGENLTVGL; encoded by the coding sequence ATGGCAGCCATCGAGATGAAGCACATCGTCAAGAAGTACGGAGACGGGTTCCCGGCGGTCAACGACGTCAGCATCGACGTCGCCGACGGCGAGTTCATGATCCTGGTCGGGCCGTCGGGGTGCGGCAAGTCCACGCTCCTGCGCATGATCGTGGGGCTCGAGGACATCACGTCGGGCGACATGATCATCGGCGGCGAGCGGGTCAACGACCTCGCACCGCGCGACCGCAACCTGTCCATGGTGTTCCAGAACTACGCGCTCTACCCGCACCTGACGGTCTACGAGAACATCGCCTTCCCGCTGCGCCTGGCCAAGATGAAGGACAGCGAGGTCGACGAGAAGGTGCGTGCGGCCAGCAAGACCCTCGACCTCGACGAGCACCTCCAGCGCAAGCCCGCCAACCTCTCGGGCGGCCAGCGCCAGCGCGTCGCGATGGGACGGGCGATCGTGCGCGACGCCAGGGCCTTCCTGTTCGACGAGCCGCTGTCCAACCTCGACGCCAAGCTCCGCGGACAGATGCGCACCGAGATCGCCCGTCTGCAGAAGCAGCTCGGCATCACGACCGTCTACGTGACCCACGACCAGACCGAGGCCATGACGCTCGGCGACCGGGTCGCGGTCATGAAGCGCGGCATCCTGCAGCAGCTCGCGACACCGCGCGAGCTCTACGAGCAGCCGGTCAACCTGTTCGTCGCCGGCTTCATCGGCTCCCCGCCGATGAACTTCCTGCCGGCCACGGTCGAGGGCAATGAGATCACGCTCCCGTTCGGCACGTTCCCGCTACCGCCCGCCAAGGCCGAGCGCACCGCGGGCAAGGGCCTGCTCATGGCCGGCATCCGCCCCGAGCACTTCGAGGACGTCTCGGTCCTGCATTCCGACGAGGTCGACACCGCCCGCACCTTCAAGGCGCACATCGACGTCCGCGAGTGGCTCGGTGACCAGCAGTACGCCTACGTCCCCTACGAGGCCGAGGCCAAGGTGCAGGACCAGCTGCGCGAGCTCGCCCGCGAGTCCGACAGCGACTCCCTGCGCACCCAGCTCGTGGTCTCGCTCGACGCCGCCAGCACCGTGCAGGAGGACTCCGACACCACGCTGTTCATCGACACCGACAAGATGCACCTGTTCGACCCCTCGTCGGGCGAGAACCTGACCGTCGGGCTCTAG
- a CDS encoding carbohydrate ABC transporter permease produces MGKSLKANLGTILGCALILIWCLLPVAWIISLSFKSQEAVRVGSPGFFPSSGGGAGWSNYSDVLQDGQFRQAIFNSIGISLIATLLSVVIATLAAYAIARLEFKGKKFVLTTALVIAMFPVVSLVGPLFDMWRAFGIYDTWLGLIIPYMSFTLPLAIWTLSAFFREIPWEMEQAAQVDGATSWQAFRKVIVPLAAPGVFTAAILTFFFAWNDFVFGISLTSTERARPIPAALSFFVGDDPFNRPSSLLAAGAVVATVPIVVLVLFFQRKIVAGLTAGAVKG; encoded by the coding sequence ATGGGCAAGAGCCTGAAGGCCAACCTCGGCACGATCCTCGGCTGCGCGCTGATCCTCATCTGGTGCCTGCTGCCGGTCGCGTGGATCATCTCGCTGTCGTTCAAGTCCCAGGAAGCCGTCAGGGTCGGCAGTCCCGGCTTCTTCCCGTCCTCGGGCGGCGGCGCCGGCTGGTCCAACTACTCCGACGTCCTGCAGGACGGGCAGTTCCGGCAGGCGATCTTCAACTCGATCGGCATCTCGCTCATCGCGACCCTGCTGTCGGTCGTCATCGCGACCCTCGCGGCCTACGCGATCGCCCGCCTGGAGTTCAAGGGCAAGAAGTTCGTGCTCACCACCGCGCTCGTGATCGCGATGTTCCCGGTCGTGTCGCTGGTCGGCCCGCTGTTCGACATGTGGCGCGCGTTCGGCATCTACGACACGTGGCTCGGCCTGATCATCCCCTACATGTCGTTCACGCTGCCACTGGCGATCTGGACCCTCTCCGCGTTCTTCCGCGAGATCCCGTGGGAGATGGAGCAGGCCGCGCAGGTCGACGGCGCCACGTCGTGGCAGGCCTTCCGCAAGGTCATCGTCCCGCTGGCCGCGCCCGGCGTGTTCACCGCAGCGATCCTGACCTTCTTCTTCGCGTGGAACGACTTCGTGTTCGGCATCTCCCTGACGTCGACCGAGCGCGCCCGCCCCATCCCCGCCGCCCTGTCGTTCTTCGTCGGCGATGACCCGTTCAACCGGCCCTCGTCCCTGCTGGCCGCGGGAGCCGTGGTCGCCACGGTCCCCATCGTCGTCCTCGTCCTGTTCTTCCAGCGCAAGATCGTCGCCGGCCTGACCGCCGGCGCAGTGAAGGGTTGA
- a CDS encoding carbohydrate ABC transporter permease, which yields MTTYVQTAVDPAEDTRPPDSDRSRAENSLARKLVAPALVLMLLVTAFPMLRALYLSLFNYSLTDPDAREFVGLANYATALSDWLFWKTTLNTVGIMIITVAVELVIGFAFAMVMHKVIFARGVIRTSILIPYGVITVVSGFAWQFAFSNTNGFVNSWLPFTPDDFNWFGQYWSSMLAIMASEIWKTTPFMSLLLLAGLAQVSEDMLEAAKVDGATWWQRLFKVILPNMRAAIMVAVLFRALDAYRIFDNIFVMTAGANGTESISFLTYRQVIEQFQLGIGSALSVLLFLSVLVVAFVIVKLFRVNLADARQES from the coding sequence GTGACCACCTACGTACAGACCGCGGTCGATCCGGCCGAGGACACCAGGCCGCCGGACTCGGACCGCTCGCGGGCCGAGAACTCGCTGGCCCGCAAGCTGGTGGCGCCGGCCCTGGTGCTGATGCTGCTCGTCACGGCGTTCCCGATGCTGCGGGCGCTCTACCTGTCCCTGTTCAACTACTCGCTCACCGATCCCGACGCCCGCGAGTTCGTCGGCCTGGCCAACTACGCCACGGCACTGAGCGACTGGTTGTTCTGGAAAACGACGTTGAACACCGTGGGGATCATGATCATCACGGTGGCCGTCGAGCTCGTGATCGGCTTCGCGTTCGCGATGGTCATGCACAAGGTCATCTTCGCCCGCGGCGTGATCCGCACCTCGATCCTCATCCCCTACGGCGTCATCACGGTCGTCTCGGGCTTCGCGTGGCAGTTCGCGTTCTCCAACACCAACGGATTCGTCAACAGCTGGCTTCCGTTCACGCCGGACGACTTCAACTGGTTCGGCCAGTACTGGTCCTCGATGCTCGCGATCATGGCCTCGGAGATCTGGAAGACGACGCCGTTCATGTCACTGCTGCTCCTGGCGGGGCTGGCCCAGGTGTCCGAGGACATGCTGGAGGCCGCCAAGGTGGACGGTGCCACGTGGTGGCAGCGCCTCTTCAAGGTGATCCTGCCCAACATGCGGGCCGCGATCATGGTCGCCGTGCTGTTCCGCGCCCTCGACGCGTACCGCATCTTCGACAACATCTTCGTCATGACGGCCGGCGCCAACGGCACCGAGTCGATCTCGTTCCTCACCTATCGGCAGGTGATCGAGCAGTTCCAGCTCGGCATCGGCTCGGCACTGTCCGTGCTCCTGTTCCTCTCGGTGCTGGTGGTCGCGTTCGTGATCGTCAAGCTGTTCCGGGTCAACCTCGCCGACGCACGGCAGGAGAGCTGA
- a CDS encoding extracellular solute-binding protein: protein MKVRPIRRLVTGVAVAALSMSMLAACGGDSGKPTLNWYINPDGQETLTAIAERCSTDEYDIEIQLLPSSATDQRTQLARRLAAEDSSTDLMSLDPVFIPEFANANWLAPFEGELADQVVDDDVLKGPAEIVQWEDQVVAAPQWSNTQVLWYRKSLAEAAGLDMSQPVTWDQIIDAAADHDGTIGVQASKYEAYVVWINSLIQGAGGNILDPSTVEDGRDAKVTIDSEAGKAAAAVIEKLAKSTAKQPDFTTSNEGTSLGAMFPEQGAGEFMTNWTFVYKNYEGLIGKPGGPKDEAQFEDLGWARYPETVEGEESRPPLGGIAIGVGAYTKHRDFAQQAAMCVTDADAQVALGVNNGFMPSRGSVYDSEELKKAFPPDLLTLFSQSIDSAGTRPKSAFYSQISSALQSRWHSPSSVGAGTPKKSADFLNQILKGEALL, encoded by the coding sequence ATGAAGGTACGACCAATCCGCAGACTCGTCACCGGCGTCGCCGTGGCGGCGTTGTCGATGAGCATGCTGGCCGCCTGTGGCGGCGACAGCGGCAAACCGACGCTCAACTGGTACATCAACCCCGACGGCCAGGAGACGCTGACGGCGATCGCCGAGCGCTGCAGCACCGACGAGTACGACATCGAGATCCAGCTCCTGCCGTCCAGCGCGACCGACCAGCGCACGCAGCTGGCCCGTCGCCTCGCTGCCGAGGACAGCTCGACCGACCTGATGAGCCTCGACCCCGTGTTCATCCCGGAGTTCGCGAACGCCAACTGGCTCGCGCCGTTCGAGGGCGAGCTCGCGGACCAGGTCGTCGACGACGACGTCCTCAAGGGCCCGGCCGAGATCGTCCAGTGGGAGGACCAGGTCGTCGCGGCACCGCAGTGGTCCAACACCCAGGTGCTCTGGTACCGCAAGTCGCTCGCGGAGGCGGCCGGGCTCGACATGAGCCAGCCGGTGACCTGGGACCAGATCATCGACGCCGCCGCCGACCACGACGGCACGATCGGTGTCCAGGCCAGCAAGTACGAGGCCTACGTCGTGTGGATCAACTCGCTGATCCAGGGTGCCGGCGGCAACATCCTGGACCCCTCGACGGTGGAGGACGGGCGGGACGCGAAGGTCACGATCGACTCCGAGGCCGGCAAGGCCGCGGCCGCCGTGATCGAGAAGCTCGCCAAGTCGACCGCCAAGCAGCCCGACTTCACGACGTCCAACGAGGGCACGAGCCTCGGCGCGATGTTCCCCGAGCAGGGCGCCGGCGAGTTCATGACCAACTGGACCTTCGTCTACAAGAACTACGAGGGCCTGATCGGCAAGCCCGGCGGACCCAAGGACGAGGCACAGTTCGAGGACCTCGGCTGGGCCCGCTACCCCGAGACGGTCGAGGGCGAGGAGTCACGACCTCCCCTCGGCGGCATTGCGATCGGCGTCGGCGCCTACACCAAGCACCGCGACTTCGCCCAGCAGGCTGCGATGTGCGTCACCGACGCCGACGCCCAGGTCGCCCTCGGGGTCAACAACGGCTTCATGCCGTCACGCGGATCCGTGTACGACTCCGAAGAGCTCAAGAAGGCATTCCCGCCGGATCTGCTCACCCTGTTCAGCCAGAGCATCGACTCGGCCGGCACCCGGCCCAAGAGCGCGTTCTACAGCCAGATCTCGAGCGCCCTGCAGTCCCGCTGGCACTCACCCAGCTCGGTCGGCGCCGGCACGCCCAAGAAGTCCGCAGACTTCCTCAACCAGATCCTGAAGGGGGAGGCCCTGCTGTGA